The DNA sequence CGCCAGAGCTCCAGCATTGCAGTGAGTAAGTATCTTGTCATTCTGCTTAATCAGCTCGTTTCCATATATGCCGATCTTCTCGCATTTTGTAATGATCGAGGTTGCGTATTCTTCTGCCAGAACCACAGGATCTTTATGTTTCATATTGTTTTTCATATAATTTAGTGCATAGAAAAGATCATATGCTGTAGGCCTGGTCTTTTTTAGACGCTCAAATGCCACATCCAAGTTCTTGCCCTGTAATGCTGCCTGTGCAATGCCGTAAGCAGCAGCAACACCTATCGCCGGCGCTCCGCGCACAACCATGGTCTCTATAGCATATGCAACATCTTCATAATCTTTAGCAGTATATAACTCAATGGAGTCTGGGATCTTTCTCTGGTCAATAAACAGCACATATTTATTTTCGAACCATACTGCCTTCATGTCCTTTACAGTTTTATCAAACTTTACTTTCAATTAGCTCACCTTATTTCTTTTTAGAATGTATATAATGTTTAAAAATTTTTTTATGGTTTTTTGAAAAAGATATTATCTGCGTGAAATTTTGTTTCTCTATTTTTTTAGAACTGACAATGCGCTAAATATTATTCATTTTAAAGATTTTTAACTGCTCTTTTTTAACTATACTATTCACTTTTTGATATTGAATTCATACATGCCGAATATACAAGCGCTGCAACATCTTTTCCGAGATCTGTATGCATGCCCGTATACTTTTCACCTTTTTCAGACACTGGAAAAATCGCAATGGCATCAGTTCCGGTTCCGGTGGCAATGTTTCCATCCTCGTCTTTTATATTAGAGTTTATAAATGCCAATGCCTTTGCTTCAGTTGCAACCATAACCAGATTTATGGCACCAGCGATGCTTATCTCTGAAAAAGTGTTTATGAAAATATTCACGGTACCCACCCTACCATTCTTTTTCATAGGTGTTGTAGCGTTTGAGTAACCGCATGTCAAAAAAACTTCTGCCAGTTTTCCTGATAAGTGAACAGTACTATTTATGTTCACTGCGGTTAAAAATAGCAGAGCATTTGATTTATATGATTGCAAGAATTCCTCAACTGTAATTTTAAAATCTTTTGGCACAGTAATGTTCTGGATCTCTTCAATATTGTCAATACCTGTACCATTTATAGAGGTGCTCAAAACATTTACTGATCTATTGAAAAATATATGAAATACGTTTTTATCAATTTTCCATGATAACATATAAAAAAAGGTAACCTCACTTTTTAATTAATTTTTTTGGTTGTTTTTTAAATATATACAATTATTTTATATATATTCTAGAAAAACAATTGAAGCAAAATTCATATATATGTTACCATTATTGGATTTTTACAAATCGTTAAAAAAATTTTGAGTGGTCATTATGGTAGATAAAGTAGATAAGAAAGACTTCAAATACATCGTCAGAATCGCAAATACAAATATTGATGGTAATAAATCTGTACTATATGGTATAGCTGAGATTAAAGGAATAGGATATAGATTAGCTAATTCTATTATTAGGCAAATTGACATACCCGCGCAGGAAAAGATGGGTAACCTGACCGATCAACAGGTAGAGCTTCTGAAAAACGCGATTGAAAAAGATATAAACCAATACCTTCCAGAGTGGATGATGAACAGAAGAGAAGATCCTATTACAGGAGAAAGTTTCCACAAGATAGGTGTTGATCTTGATTTGCAGGTACAGGATGATGTAAATATAATGAAAAAGATGAGAGCATATAAAGGCATTCGACATGAGCGTGGTTTGCCGGTCAGAGGCCAGAGAACAAAAGCTAATGGTAGGGTTGGCATGTCCATAAGTCTTGGCAAGAAGAGACCAGAGACAAAGACAGAAGCTAAACCAGAGGTGAAATGATAATGGGCGATCCTAAATTTGACAGAAAAACATATGAATCACCACGAAATCCTTGGGAAATGAAGCGTATTAAAGATGAGAATAATCTGAGATCCAAGTATGGATTGAAAAATAAAAGAGAAATATGGAAGGCTATGTCTGTATTGAGATCATACAGGGCAAAAGCCATTGAGTTACAGGCTAAGTTGAGATATAATGACGTACAGGCTCAGAAAGAGTTAAAAGAGCTATCAAAAAAGCTGATAAATTACGGGATGCTCAATGAAAACAGTGCCAATTTAGATAGCATATTATCATTAACTGTTGAAAACATATTAGATCGCAGATTAGAAACATTAGTATACATGAAAGGTCTGGCAAATACACCGAGACAAGCACGCCAATTTATCGTTCATGGACACATATCAATAGGTGACCGTGCTGTAAGCATTCCCAGCTACATGGTTAAAAAAGAGGAAGAGCCATTGTTAAATTATAAAGAGAATTCACCATTAAGTAACGAACTTCACCCAATGCGTGTTAAAGAAGCGCAGAAAGAGGAACTGAAAGAGGGTGAAACAAATGAGTAAAACGGCAGTGGCACACTTATTTGCATCTCACAATAACACGATTATAACCGTTACTGACCTGACCGGTGCAGAGACCCTAGCAAAGGCTACTGGTGGAATGGTTGTTAAGGCAGACAGAGATGAATCATCTCCGTATGCAGCCATGAAAGCATCGGACATTATTACAGAAAAGTTGAGAGAGAAAGGAATTACGGATCTGATAATAAAAGTTCGTGCTCCCGGTGGCAGCAAAAGCCACAATCCAGGTCCTGGGGCACAAGCTGCTATAAGAGCATTGACTAGATCAGGGTTCAAGATTATCAGAATTGAAGATGTTACTCCCTTACCTCATGACGGCACCAGAAGAAAGGGCGGCAAGAGGGGCAGAAGAGTGTAACTTTTTCCTTATTTTTATTTGAAAGGTAAAAGATATGAATATAATGTTTACGTTAAATAAAAACTCGCGGCATAAATTAAATAGTGGAGGAAACTATGAATATTAAAATTTTGGAAGATCAAGA is a window from the Thermoplasmata archaeon genome containing:
- a CDS encoding s-methyl-5-thioribose-1-phosphate isomerase, producing MKVKFDKTVKDMKAVWFENKYVLFIDQRKIPDSIELYTAKDYEDVAYAIETMVVRGAPAIGVAAAYGIAQAALQGKNLDVAFERLKKTRPTAYDLFYALNYMKNNMKHKDPVVLAEEYATSIITKCEKIGIYGNELIKQNDKILTHCNAGALAVVDWGTALAPMRMAKNMNKNIFVWVDETRPRLQGARLTSWELIQEDIPHKVIADNVSGSLMHRKQVDMVIVGADRIAKNGDFANKIGTYEKAVLAKENNVP
- a CDS encoding adenosylcobinamide amidohydrolase, which encodes MLSWKIDKNVFHIFFNRSVNVLSTSINGTGIDNIEEIQNITVPKDFKITVEEFLQSYKSNALLFLTAVNINSTVHLSGKLAEVFLTCGYSNATTPMKKNGRVGTVNIFINTFSEISIAGAINLVMVATEAKALAFINSNIKDEDGNIATGTGTDAIAIFPVSEKGEKYTGMHTDLGKDVAALVYSACMNSISKSE
- a CDS encoding 30S ribosomal protein S13, whose protein sequence is MVDKVDKKDFKYIVRIANTNIDGNKSVLYGIAEIKGIGYRLANSIIRQIDIPAQEKMGNLTDQQVELLKNAIEKDINQYLPEWMMNRREDPITGESFHKIGVDLDLQVQDDVNIMKKMRAYKGIRHERGLPVRGQRTKANGRVGMSISLGKKRPETKTEAKPEVK
- a CDS encoding 30S ribosomal protein S4; amino-acid sequence: MGDPKFDRKTYESPRNPWEMKRIKDENNLRSKYGLKNKREIWKAMSVLRSYRAKAIELQAKLRYNDVQAQKELKELSKKLINYGMLNENSANLDSILSLTVENILDRRLETLVYMKGLANTPRQARQFIVHGHISIGDRAVSIPSYMVKKEEEPLLNYKENSPLSNELHPMRVKEAQKEELKEGETNE
- a CDS encoding 30S ribosomal protein S11; this translates as MSKTAVAHLFASHNNTIITVTDLTGAETLAKATGGMVVKADRDESSPYAAMKASDIITEKLREKGITDLIIKVRAPGGSKSHNPGPGAQAAIRALTRSGFKIIRIEDVTPLPHDGTRRKGGKRGRRV